A region from the Leptospirillum ferriphilum ML-04 genome encodes:
- a CDS encoding YbhB/YbcL family Raf kinase inhibitor-like protein yields the protein MSFWTSGALAAQKIDVGSRDIPNGKTIADKFVFSGFGCSGKNVSPEVHWSHLPAGTKSLALTVYDPDAPTGSGWWHWVVYNLPPTLKGLPEGAGNKNGKRLPRNARQAVTDFGYAGYGGPCPPPGDAPHHYIFTVYALKTSRLKLPPHPSPALIGYFIHMNMIGEGRFVGRYGRSGQ from the coding sequence ATGTCCTTCTGGACGAGCGGGGCTCTCGCTGCCCAGAAAATTGATGTCGGCAGCCGGGACATCCCAAACGGAAAAACAATTGCCGACAAATTCGTCTTTTCGGGTTTCGGGTGCTCGGGGAAGAACGTCTCCCCCGAGGTCCACTGGTCTCACCTTCCTGCCGGAACGAAAAGTCTTGCCCTGACCGTTTATGATCCCGATGCCCCGACGGGATCCGGATGGTGGCATTGGGTGGTCTACAACCTGCCGCCGACCCTGAAGGGTCTGCCGGAAGGAGCCGGCAACAAAAACGGGAAAAGGCTTCCCCGGAACGCCCGACAGGCCGTCACCGATTTTGGTTATGCCGGTTATGGCGGCCCCTGTCCTCCTCCGGGAGATGCCCCCCACCACTATATCTTTACCGTCTATGCCCTGAAGACTTCCCGCCTGAAACTTCCTCCGCACCCGTCTCCGGCATTGATCGGCTATTTTATTCACATGAACATGATCGGCGAGGGGCGATTCGTCGGACGGTACGGCAGGTCCGGACAGTAG
- a CDS encoding EAL domain-containing protein: MSYPDPQRLTGEDYLHFFEQGPEAIFLADPDTLRVRDANLSFLNLLGYSSRADIVGHSVLLFSSSTELQVRESIDSIRRSGQHPSRLTRTFRRADGARLQVEMACSLSRFPEGGDILIGHVRELTREREMEKLNSIYVELDRRILAGQDLKTLLSVIVDRLVTGFGFALTYISLPEPDGSIRYLNIRSDDPSCAQSLEEASRPYRWNEPPGNQRLSAKVLLSKQPVFVITEEAMGSPLKDWYLRQGIDASLVIPLLAESAHQRPWGTLTLSVRNRQAFPESRQQLFLEFSDRLRVAFSHYEEHHRIRLFRGAMESGRAPSLIVNPDGTIAWSNRAFSEMTRTDLKSILGEDLRQFFPLSDWGRQGKLPGERGSDEEFSGEWCGVTADGTAFLAEVLVSPIRNDSLKRTHFLVHMKDVTSEREKEKEIHRLAHQDPLTGLLNRNGFLKLCREELERDFRSGKRLALAFLDLDGFKELNDTLGHAAGDRFLEILSRRMLEVMEGKGALGRIGGDEFVVLVEEKNDLLFERLFTDLLEQVSRPVVFEEGQFQTTVSVGVAIYPEDGLTVEELLRKADLTMYHAKSAGKNTIRFFEKAIEQSVREWYEKGTALRQAIARKEFELYFQPQVDVRNNRLMGVEALLRWNRPDRGMMLPASFIPLAEETGLIHPVGDWVMEEALSLLEKWERKGYPSFWLAVNVSARQFRSESFWSDLESRFDRYPASASRLSLELTESLLVGDSGVSAGRIASLRKRGVTFVIDDFGTGYSSLSYLTRLPVDSIKIPQEFVLRMKENERDRKMVEIIAHMARNLDLVLIGEGAESGQEIRMLRDLGCFVIQGFSISRPLSLSGFERFLEQGPPGKEILFQPPPQADGPEDLLPGEGVHLA; the protein is encoded by the coding sequence TTGTCATACCCGGATCCACAGCGGCTGACAGGTGAGGACTATCTGCATTTCTTCGAGCAGGGTCCGGAAGCGATTTTTCTGGCGGACCCGGACACCTTGCGTGTCCGGGACGCCAACCTCTCCTTTCTGAATCTCCTCGGCTACTCTTCCCGCGCGGACATCGTCGGCCATTCCGTTCTTCTTTTCTCTTCCTCGACGGAACTCCAGGTCCGCGAATCAATCGACTCCATCCGACGGTCCGGTCAACATCCGTCCCGGCTGACAAGAACGTTCCGGCGCGCAGACGGAGCCCGTCTGCAGGTGGAAATGGCCTGTTCCTTATCCCGATTTCCCGAAGGGGGCGACATTCTCATCGGACATGTCCGGGAGCTGACCCGGGAAAGGGAAATGGAAAAACTGAACAGTATTTATGTGGAGCTCGACCGGCGCATTCTTGCCGGGCAGGATCTGAAGACCCTTCTCTCAGTCATCGTCGACCGTCTGGTGACGGGATTCGGTTTTGCCCTGACGTATATCTCCCTTCCGGAGCCTGATGGGTCGATCCGGTACCTGAACATCCGGTCGGACGATCCCTCCTGTGCGCAATCCCTGGAGGAGGCGAGCCGTCCCTACAGGTGGAATGAGCCTCCGGGGAATCAAAGACTGAGCGCGAAGGTCCTTCTGTCCAAGCAACCCGTCTTCGTGATCACGGAAGAAGCAATGGGCTCCCCCCTGAAGGACTGGTATCTGCGTCAGGGGATCGATGCGTCCCTGGTGATCCCGCTTCTGGCAGAAAGCGCCCACCAGCGTCCCTGGGGGACCCTCACGCTCTCTGTCCGGAACAGGCAGGCCTTTCCGGAAAGCCGCCAGCAACTTTTCCTCGAGTTTTCCGATCGTCTTCGGGTCGCCTTCTCCCATTATGAGGAACACCATCGGATCCGTCTTTTTCGTGGGGCGATGGAGTCCGGAAGAGCACCGTCCCTGATCGTCAATCCCGATGGAACCATCGCCTGGTCCAATCGCGCTTTTTCGGAAATGACCCGGACCGATCTGAAAAGCATTCTGGGGGAAGACCTCCGTCAGTTCTTCCCGCTTTCCGACTGGGGAAGACAAGGAAAACTCCCGGGGGAAAGGGGTTCCGACGAGGAGTTTTCCGGGGAGTGGTGCGGAGTGACCGCGGACGGGACCGCGTTTCTGGCGGAAGTGCTGGTGAGCCCGATCCGGAACGACAGTCTGAAGCGGACACACTTTCTCGTCCATATGAAAGATGTGACATCCGAACGGGAAAAGGAAAAAGAGATTCATCGACTTGCACACCAGGATCCGTTGACGGGCCTTCTGAACCGGAACGGTTTTCTGAAACTGTGCCGGGAAGAGCTGGAACGGGATTTTCGCTCCGGAAAACGTCTGGCGCTTGCCTTTCTGGACCTGGACGGATTCAAGGAGCTGAATGACACACTGGGCCACGCGGCCGGAGACAGATTCCTGGAAATCCTTTCCAGACGCATGTTGGAGGTGATGGAAGGCAAAGGAGCCCTCGGACGCATTGGAGGAGACGAGTTCGTTGTCCTGGTGGAAGAAAAGAATGACCTTCTTTTCGAACGGCTTTTTACGGATCTCCTGGAACAGGTGTCCCGCCCGGTTGTTTTTGAGGAAGGGCAATTCCAGACCACCGTCTCGGTCGGGGTTGCGATTTATCCGGAGGATGGCCTCACGGTGGAAGAGCTGTTACGGAAAGCCGATCTGACGATGTATCATGCGAAAAGCGCGGGAAAAAATACGATCCGGTTTTTTGAAAAAGCCATCGAGCAGAGTGTTCGTGAATGGTACGAAAAAGGCACGGCCCTTCGCCAGGCGATCGCCCGGAAGGAGTTCGAGCTTTATTTCCAGCCCCAGGTGGATGTCCGGAATAACCGGCTGATGGGGGTGGAGGCGCTCCTTCGCTGGAACCGGCCCGACAGGGGGATGATGCTCCCGGCCAGCTTCATCCCTCTGGCGGAGGAGACCGGACTGATTCATCCCGTCGGCGACTGGGTCATGGAAGAAGCCCTGTCCTTGCTGGAGAAGTGGGAACGGAAAGGCTATCCCTCCTTCTGGCTGGCGGTCAATGTTTCGGCAAGGCAGTTCCGCTCGGAATCGTTCTGGTCGGATCTCGAATCCCGTTTTGACAGGTATCCGGCATCGGCTTCCCGCTTGTCCCTGGAGCTGACCGAAAGTCTTCTCGTCGGAGACTCCGGCGTCTCCGCGGGGCGAATCGCCTCTCTCCGGAAACGGGGGGTCACCTTTGTCATCGACGACTTCGGAACAGGATACTCCTCTCTCAGCTATCTGACCCGGCTTCCCGTGGATTCGATCAAGATTCCCCAGGAGTTTGTCCTGAGGATGAAGGAGAACGAACGTGACCGGAAAATGGTCGAAATCATTGCCCATATGGCCCGAAATCTCGACCTTGTCCTGATCGGGGAGGGAGCCGAGTCGGGCCAGGAAATCCGGATGCTTCGGGATCTCGGGTGTTTTGTGATTCAGGGATTCAGCATCTCGCGTCCGCTGTCGTTGTCCGGGTTCGAGCGTTTTCTGGAACAAGGTCCGCCGGGAAAAGAAATTTTGTTCCAGCCCCCCCCACAGGCGGATGGGCCGGAGGACCTTCTCCCGGGAGAGGGAGTTCACCTGGCGTAA
- a CDS encoding phosphoribosyltransferase, with the protein MEEQLFSDRTQAGEKLAEHLLSAGEQVDLVLGIARGGIPVALPIARRLNAPVFPMISRKIGAPWEKELALGALSENGGLYWNRELIESRDISPRELDLLVEKARREVREKISRLRNGKPLGSLTGKRIVLVDDGAATGATDLAAAIDILKEGPERLLVAVPVAPPDFSVKVRRMGATPVVLLSPPDFGSVGEWFERFPQVTDGEVLLSLGTVFGGSKKASGNP; encoded by the coding sequence ATGGAAGAACAACTCTTTTCCGACCGGACGCAGGCCGGAGAAAAACTCGCCGAACACCTTCTTTCGGCCGGGGAACAGGTCGACCTTGTCCTGGGGATCGCCCGGGGAGGCATTCCGGTTGCTCTTCCCATCGCCCGCCGTCTGAACGCGCCCGTCTTTCCCATGATCTCGCGGAAAATCGGCGCGCCCTGGGAAAAAGAGCTCGCCCTGGGGGCTCTCTCCGAAAACGGAGGCCTTTACTGGAACAGGGAACTGATTGAAAGCCGTGACATTTCTCCCCGGGAGCTGGATCTCCTGGTCGAAAAAGCGCGCCGGGAGGTCCGGGAAAAAATCTCCCGGCTTCGCAACGGAAAACCTCTCGGGTCCTTGACCGGAAAGCGCATTGTCCTGGTGGACGACGGCGCTGCGACGGGGGCAACGGACCTTGCCGCCGCCATCGATATTCTGAAGGAAGGACCGGAACGTCTTCTGGTTGCGGTACCGGTGGCTCCTCCGGACTTCTCCGTCAAGGTCCGAAGGATGGGGGCGACCCCCGTCGTCCTTCTCTCCCCGCCCGATTTCGGTTCCGTCGGAGAATGGTTCGAGCGCTTTCCCCAGGTGACGGACGGGGAAGTTCTTCTGTCTCTGGGGACTGTTTTCGGGGGGAGCAAAAAAGCCTCCGGCAATCCTTAG
- a CDS encoding NAD(P)H-dependent glycerol-3-phosphate dehydrogenase, with protein MNPIPSTEPVFSRASLSPLVLGGGSWGTALALHLGWGGDPVVQWVRDPLLAKDIRQTRENRVYLPGVSYPSSIRIENDLEAALEGASLLVLAVPCQAVREVLEKVRALLPAPLPLIGGTKGIERKTHMLVSAIVREVYAESPESYAVLSGPSFAREVVRKLPTAVVLASPSHRLAREAQKLFSGPSFKVYTRQDVIGLEVAGAMKNVMALAAGISDGMQLGANSRAALLTRGLAEMTRLGVRLGAHPQTFSGLGGVGGSDADRDLRAFPEQEGGSTSGPGKLSSRSPSGSRPGGGGGSDHPVRP; from the coding sequence TTGAATCCGATCCCGTCGACTGAGCCTGTCTTTTCCCGGGCTTCCCTTTCCCCTCTCGTTCTGGGCGGCGGATCCTGGGGGACCGCTCTTGCCCTTCATCTCGGATGGGGAGGGGATCCGGTGGTCCAGTGGGTCCGTGACCCTCTCCTGGCCAAAGATATTCGTCAGACCCGGGAGAATCGGGTGTATCTCCCGGGTGTTTCCTATCCTTCTTCCATCCGGATTGAAAACGATCTGGAAGCGGCTCTCGAAGGAGCGAGCCTTCTCGTGCTGGCCGTTCCCTGCCAGGCTGTGCGGGAAGTTCTGGAGAAGGTCCGTGCACTTCTTCCGGCACCCTTGCCCCTGATCGGAGGGACGAAGGGGATCGAGCGAAAAACCCATATGCTCGTTTCGGCGATTGTCCGGGAGGTGTATGCGGAAAGCCCTGAATCGTATGCGGTTCTGTCGGGTCCCTCCTTCGCCCGGGAGGTTGTCCGGAAGCTTCCGACCGCGGTCGTTCTGGCTTCACCGTCTCACCGACTGGCACGCGAGGCGCAGAAACTGTTTTCCGGTCCCTCTTTCAAGGTCTATACCCGTCAGGATGTGATCGGTCTGGAGGTTGCCGGAGCCATGAAAAACGTGATGGCCCTGGCGGCGGGCATTTCGGACGGAATGCAGCTGGGGGCGAACAGCCGGGCCGCTCTTCTGACCCGTGGACTTGCGGAGATGACCCGTCTGGGAGTTCGCCTCGGAGCCCACCCGCAAACGTTTTCCGGTCTGGGGGGGGTGGGGGGATCTGATGCTGACCGCGACCTCAGAGCTTTCCCGGAACAGGAGGGTGGGAGTACTTCTGGGCCAGGGAAACTCTCTTCCCGAAGTCCTTCGGGAAGTCGGCCAGGTGGCGGAGGGGGTTCCGACCACCCAGTCCGCCCATGA
- a CDS encoding NAD(P)H-dependent glycerol-3-phosphate dehydrogenase has product MGVLLGQGNSLPEVLREVGQVAEGVPTTQSAHELAKEILVDLPITTAIYQILYEGAGLEETLQSLMARPSRSEEEDVVSGG; this is encoded by the coding sequence GTGGGAGTACTTCTGGGCCAGGGAAACTCTCTTCCCGAAGTCCTTCGGGAAGTCGGCCAGGTGGCGGAGGGGGTTCCGACCACCCAGTCCGCCCATGAGCTGGCAAAAGAAATCCTGGTCGATCTTCCGATCACGACGGCCATTTATCAAATCCTGTACGAGGGCGCAGGACTGGAAGAAACGCTTCAGTCCCTGATGGCAAGACCGTCTCGTTCGGAAGAGGAGGATGTGGTTTCCGGGGGGTAG
- a CDS encoding DUF971 domain-containing protein, with protein MTPMPSSVKPVEGRSVLIEWQDGHSSLYENVYLREHCQCAECVHEWTGEKLISRERIPADIRPVSVSAVGNYALSIRFSDGHGTGVYSYELLRKICPCPLCKA; from the coding sequence ATGACACCCATGCCATCTTCCGTAAAACCCGTCGAGGGGCGTTCTGTTCTGATTGAATGGCAGGATGGCCATTCAAGTCTTTATGAGAATGTTTATTTGCGCGAACATTGCCAATGTGCCGAATGTGTTCATGAATGGACTGGCGAAAAGCTGATTTCGCGGGAGCGCATTCCGGCGGACATTCGTCCGGTTTCTGTATCGGCAGTGGGGAACTATGCCCTTTCGATCCGCTTCAGCGACGGGCACGGGACAGGTGTCTACTCCTACGAACTTCTCCGGAAAATCTGTCCCTGTCCTCTCTGCAAGGCGTAA
- the truA gene encoding tRNA pseudouridine(38-40) synthase TruA yields MPRFAFVVSYDGRGFQGWQSQIRGNAVQDHIEEAFCRLTRQDVRISGSGRTDTGVSAAGQVFHCDIAGPGWTPDSLSRGLNHFLSPAIRILQAAAVAPDFHARHDVVRKIYRYRWVSLSRKAREVPPTEDPFCGIFFPPVDWTLLQQATKLLEGSNDFTRFTVQKSCPEDARRSIDAIQWIAGPNTLDLWVAGRGFLHMMIRYLAMALLETGQQKRTLKSFQDLLLPGSLPPVPALHPAPPQGLSLMRVFYGKNDPFPVGSLTFPNGK; encoded by the coding sequence ATGCCACGTTTTGCCTTTGTCGTATCCTACGACGGAAGAGGTTTCCAGGGCTGGCAGTCCCAAATCCGCGGGAACGCGGTCCAGGACCACATAGAAGAGGCATTTTGCAGGCTGACAAGACAGGACGTCCGGATATCGGGTTCCGGACGGACCGACACCGGTGTTTCTGCGGCCGGACAAGTCTTTCACTGTGACATTGCCGGACCGGGCTGGACTCCGGACTCCCTTTCGCGGGGGCTGAACCACTTTCTTTCACCCGCCATCCGAATCCTTCAGGCAGCGGCCGTTGCCCCGGATTTTCACGCCCGCCATGATGTCGTCCGGAAAATCTACCGTTATCGCTGGGTCTCCCTGTCCCGGAAAGCGAGAGAAGTCCCTCCCACCGAAGACCCTTTCTGCGGAATCTTTTTCCCCCCGGTCGACTGGACACTTCTTCAGCAAGCCACGAAACTGCTTGAGGGGTCAAACGACTTTACCCGCTTTACCGTTCAAAAATCCTGCCCCGAAGATGCCCGACGTTCGATCGATGCCATACAGTGGATTGCCGGACCAAACACGCTCGATTTATGGGTGGCCGGCCGAGGATTCCTCCACATGATGATCCGCTATCTGGCCATGGCTCTCCTGGAAACCGGCCAGCAGAAAAGAACCCTGAAAAGCTTTCAGGACCTTTTGCTACCCGGAAGTCTTCCGCCTGTTCCCGCTCTCCATCCGGCTCCGCCCCAGGGATTGTCCCTGATGCGCGTTTTCTACGGAAAAAACGATCCTTTTCCGGTCGGCAGCCTCACGTTTCCGAACGGAAAATAA
- a CDS encoding Mrp/NBP35 family ATP-binding protein, with product MAQIAEEKVWQALGRVIEPDFKKDLVTLKMIENLKIEDGKVSFTIVLTTPACPLKDEMKNACNEALRSVPGVTSTEIAFTARTTSGTFSGKAPITGVRNVLAVSSGKGGVGKSTTSVNLAVGLQALGAKVGILDADVYGPNIPMMLGIKTQPKQVENRFIPPSSNGIACMSMAFLVPPGTPLIWRGPMLHGVIQQFVRDVEWGELDYLIVDMPPGTGDAQLSLAQLVPLSGAVIVTTPQEVSLSDSRRGLAMFQKVNVPILGIIENMSMFVCPNCHHETPIFSQGGGEMAAKELKVPFLGRIPIDLSIREGGDQGVPIGIAQPQSPISKSYETIAGQIASAISILNAGAKPIQIANFG from the coding sequence ATGGCCCAAATCGCGGAAGAAAAAGTCTGGCAAGCTCTTGGTCGGGTCATCGAGCCCGATTTCAAGAAAGATCTTGTGACGTTGAAGATGATCGAAAATCTGAAGATCGAAGATGGAAAGGTTTCCTTTACCATCGTCCTGACCACCCCGGCCTGCCCGTTGAAGGACGAAATGAAAAATGCCTGCAACGAGGCTCTCCGGTCCGTCCCTGGCGTGACATCGACGGAAATTGCCTTTACGGCAAGGACCACGTCCGGTACATTCTCCGGCAAGGCTCCCATTACCGGCGTGCGGAACGTTCTGGCTGTCTCAAGCGGAAAAGGCGGGGTCGGAAAATCGACCACCAGCGTCAATCTGGCCGTGGGACTCCAGGCCCTCGGAGCCAAAGTGGGCATTCTGGATGCCGATGTCTATGGGCCAAACATTCCGATGATGCTCGGCATCAAAACCCAGCCGAAGCAGGTGGAGAACCGCTTTATTCCTCCGTCTTCAAACGGCATTGCCTGCATGTCGATGGCGTTTCTCGTCCCCCCCGGAACTCCTCTCATCTGGCGCGGACCCATGCTCCATGGGGTCATCCAGCAATTTGTGCGTGACGTCGAATGGGGCGAACTCGATTACCTGATTGTCGACATGCCTCCCGGAACGGGCGATGCGCAGCTTTCCCTCGCACAACTTGTCCCCTTGTCGGGAGCCGTTATCGTCACCACCCCCCAGGAGGTCTCCCTTTCTGACTCCCGCAGGGGCCTTGCCATGTTTCAGAAAGTGAATGTGCCGATTCTGGGGATCATTGAAAACATGAGCATGTTCGTGTGCCCGAACTGTCATCACGAAACGCCGATCTTTTCTCAGGGCGGCGGAGAAATGGCGGCCAAAGAACTGAAAGTTCCCTTCCTCGGCCGGATCCCGATCGATCTGTCCATCCGGGAAGGCGGAGATCAGGGAGTTCCGATCGGCATCGCCCAGCCCCAGTCGCCGATTTCAAAATCCTATGAAACCATTGCCGGACAAATCGCTTCCGCGATCAGTATTTTAAATGCCGGCGCGAAACCCATTCAGATCGCGAACTTTGGATGA
- the iscX gene encoding Fe-S cluster assembly protein IscX, giving the protein MNWNEPYEIGYQLLEHHPDTDPLTVRFTDLHRYVMELPGFTGDPKASNEKILEAIQMAWLEEWNDKD; this is encoded by the coding sequence ATGAACTGGAACGAACCCTATGAAATCGGATACCAGCTTCTGGAGCATCATCCCGATACCGATCCCCTGACCGTCCGGTTCACCGACCTCCATCGGTATGTGATGGAGCTACCCGGCTTCACGGGAGACCCGAAGGCATCGAACGAGAAAATTCTGGAAGCGATCCAGATGGCGTGGCTGGAAGAATGGAACGACAAGGATTGA
- a CDS encoding 2Fe-2S iron-sulfur cluster-binding protein, giving the protein MPKIHFPELGKTVEAQDGESILKAALRAGIHVEHNCGGVCACSTCHVIVEEGGNTLSPMQEDEEDQLDEAEGLTLKSRLSCQALVHGDIVVRIPPCTKGGHEH; this is encoded by the coding sequence ATGCCCAAAATCCATTTTCCGGAACTCGGAAAAACAGTCGAAGCCCAGGACGGAGAGTCCATCCTGAAAGCGGCGCTTCGCGCGGGGATTCACGTGGAGCACAATTGCGGAGGAGTTTGCGCATGTTCCACCTGCCACGTGATCGTCGAGGAGGGAGGGAACACGCTCTCTCCCATGCAGGAAGACGAAGAGGACCAGCTGGATGAAGCGGAAGGCCTGACCCTGAAATCCCGGCTTTCCTGTCAGGCTCTCGTTCACGGGGACATCGTCGTGCGCATCCCGCCCTGCACCAAGGGCGGACATGAACATTAG
- the dnaK gene encoding molecular chaperone DnaK, which translates to MSRTVVGIDLGTTNSLVAVMIDDRIVVIPDDDGRPLLPSVVALSPAGVQVGYPARARLNDPETTVVYSAKRLMGKSFEDVRQELPLLSYPVESVRDLPMIPDRFRNRHLSPPEIGAIVLGELKKRAERYLNQPVQDAVITVPAYFNDAQRQATKDAGQMAGLNVLRIVNEPTSAALAYGFGSGKDGIFAVYDLGGGTFDFSLLKVRKGIFEVLATNGDTHLGGDDFDQAIVEHWQSLHPDLKNSAQRFEVRDLLRKEAEKAKIALSSADSVRIHIPSLGLDTSLTRTTLNHLVEPLVQRTLVPVRRALEDAGIPVQEVDGVILVGGATRLPRIKEAVRDLFGKPIYDSVDPDLVVAEGAAVQGHILSGQRKDLLLLDVTPLSLGIETMGGVMSTLIPRNTTIPTQAKEMFTTFLDGQTRVDIHVLQGERELAKDNRSLARFSLTGIEPMIAGAARIEVTFMIDANGILDVRAVDQKTGQSQGVVVHSSYGLSREDVRDLIKESFVHAKEDFETRLLIDARTEAKTVLNATRRALEKLDDAIVPPEERATIHEQMTRLEKAMEGTDGRKVRDETTRLDQVTRPLAERLMNHSVQEALGGKTVDN; encoded by the coding sequence GTGTCCAGAACTGTTGTCGGCATAGACCTGGGAACAACCAATTCCCTGGTTGCCGTGATGATTGACGACCGGATCGTGGTGATCCCGGATGACGATGGACGACCGCTCCTGCCGTCCGTTGTCGCCCTCTCTCCGGCCGGTGTCCAAGTGGGATACCCTGCCAGAGCCCGTCTGAACGATCCGGAGACAACCGTCGTGTATTCGGCAAAACGTCTGATGGGAAAAAGCTTCGAGGACGTCCGGCAGGAACTCCCCCTCCTGTCCTACCCGGTGGAATCCGTCCGGGACCTTCCCATGATTCCGGACCGCTTCCGCAACCGCCATCTTTCCCCTCCGGAAATCGGGGCGATTGTTCTTGGCGAGCTGAAAAAAAGAGCGGAACGCTATCTGAACCAGCCGGTTCAGGATGCCGTCATCACGGTCCCGGCCTACTTTAACGATGCCCAGCGGCAGGCCACGAAAGACGCCGGACAGATGGCGGGTCTGAATGTTCTCCGTATCGTGAACGAACCGACATCCGCCGCTCTCGCCTATGGGTTCGGCTCCGGGAAAGACGGCATTTTCGCTGTCTACGACCTGGGCGGAGGAACCTTCGATTTCAGCCTGCTCAAAGTCCGCAAGGGAATTTTTGAAGTCCTCGCCACAAATGGCGATACCCATCTCGGAGGGGATGACTTCGACCAGGCGATCGTCGAACACTGGCAATCCCTGCACCCGGACCTCAAAAACAGTGCACAACGCTTTGAAGTCCGGGATCTTCTCCGCAAAGAAGCGGAAAAAGCGAAAATTGCGCTTTCTTCGGCCGACAGCGTCCGGATCCACATCCCCTCTCTCGGCCTGGACACCTCTCTGACGAGAACAACCCTGAACCATCTGGTCGAACCCCTCGTCCAGAGGACACTCGTGCCGGTTCGTCGGGCGCTTGAGGATGCGGGCATCCCGGTCCAGGAAGTCGACGGTGTCATTCTTGTCGGAGGAGCGACCCGCCTTCCGCGTATCAAGGAAGCCGTCCGGGACCTTTTCGGAAAACCGATCTACGATTCGGTCGATCCGGACCTGGTCGTCGCCGAAGGTGCCGCGGTCCAGGGACATATCCTGTCCGGACAACGGAAAGACCTCCTTCTTCTTGATGTCACACCGCTTTCTCTCGGCATTGAAACCATGGGCGGGGTGATGTCGACCCTGATTCCCCGGAACACCACGATTCCGACGCAGGCCAAGGAGATGTTCACCACGTTCCTCGATGGGCAGACGCGGGTCGACATCCATGTTCTCCAGGGGGAACGGGAACTGGCGAAAGACAATCGGAGTCTTGCCCGTTTCTCGCTCACCGGAATCGAACCCATGATCGCGGGAGCCGCCCGAATCGAGGTGACATTCATGATCGATGCCAACGGGATCCTGGATGTCCGGGCCGTCGACCAGAAAACGGGCCAGTCCCAGGGAGTCGTTGTTCACTCCTCCTATGGTTTGAGCCGGGAAGACGTGCGTGACCTGATCAAGGAATCGTTCGTCCACGCCAAGGAAGATTTCGAAACACGTCTTTTGATCGATGCCCGGACGGAGGCCAAAACGGTTTTGAACGCCACCCGGCGGGCACTCGAAAAGCTGGACGACGCCATCGTTCCTCCGGAGGAACGGGCCACCATTCATGAACAGATGACGCGTCTGGAAAAAGCGATGGAAGGAACGGACGGCCGAAAGGTCCGGGACGAAACAACACGCCTGGACCAGGTGACCCGTCCCCTGGCCGAAAGACTGATGAACCATTCCGTCCAGGAAGCCCTGGGCGGGAAGACTGTCGACAACTAG
- the hscB gene encoding Fe-S protein assembly co-chaperone HscB, which produces MATSSAHADPSLCWNCRETVSDEDICPSCVKIQPIGRKADFYSILGLPLRLVIDSTQLTDQFHLKSRIFHPDFHQAEASGEQVISLENSALVNQAFKTLKDPFERATYFLDLTGPHHSPQGQKTTLSPAHLMEVMEFKESLEDVAGKQGAEKALSLLSRRVSEEESRILDQMKQIDALLEGGTDAAHLPEGDRSALWQALEYRKYLKSIERDLKAQTGATASPKH; this is translated from the coding sequence ATGGCCACTTCCTCGGCGCATGCGGACCCGTCTCTCTGCTGGAACTGCCGCGAGACGGTGTCCGATGAGGATATCTGTCCGTCCTGCGTCAAAATACAGCCTATCGGCCGAAAGGCCGATTTTTATTCGATTCTGGGACTTCCCTTGCGGCTGGTCATCGATTCCACCCAGCTGACGGATCAGTTCCATCTCAAAAGCCGGATTTTTCATCCCGACTTTCACCAGGCGGAAGCGTCCGGCGAACAGGTGATCAGCCTCGAAAACTCCGCCCTGGTGAACCAGGCATTTAAAACATTGAAGGACCCCTTTGAAAGGGCGACCTATTTTCTGGATCTGACGGGTCCCCATCACTCTCCCCAGGGGCAGAAAACCACGCTTTCCCCGGCTCACTTGATGGAAGTGATGGAATTCAAGGAATCCCTTGAAGACGTCGCCGGAAAGCAGGGGGCGGAAAAAGCTCTCTCCCTTCTCTCCCGGCGCGTGTCGGAAGAGGAGTCCCGGATTCTGGATCAGATGAAACAGATCGATGCCCTTCTTGAGGGTGGAACAGACGCGGCTCACCTCCCGGAAGGAGACAGGTCCGCACTCTGGCAAGCTCTTGAGTATCGAAAGTACCTGAAGTCTATCGAACGGGACCTGAAGGCACAGACGGGAGCAACCGCAAGCCCGAAACACTAA